The following are encoded together in the Capsulimonas corticalis genome:
- a CDS encoding aldo/keto reductase: protein MTTRRDFLRTGAAFAAGAAAISIAGSAEAKGADQRDPRIDVAPEAGRELGPTPQTTFKGDMPYRKLGSTGEEVSLIGLGGFHIGSPDSDADGIKLIHTALDKGVNFLDNCWDYHNGGSETRMGKALAEGGYRDKAFLMTKIDGRTSASAASQIDESLKRLQTDRIDLLQFHEILRMEDPDRIFAKGGALEAVLTAKAAGKVRHIGFTGHKDPLVHRRMLEVADSHGFHFDTVQMPVNVMDAHFRSFTHQVIPIANQKEIAVIAMKTFGDHFILDRVLADKLAAPIEMLHYSMTLPVAVVVTGVERMEILDQALEAARTFKPLTKTQVASLLDRTKIAAADGSTELFKISTRFDGTAHNPDWLG, encoded by the coding sequence ATGACCACACGACGTGATTTTCTCAGAACGGGCGCGGCGTTCGCCGCCGGAGCGGCGGCGATTTCCATCGCCGGGAGCGCCGAAGCGAAGGGAGCGGATCAACGCGATCCTCGGATCGATGTCGCCCCCGAAGCGGGACGCGAGCTCGGCCCGACGCCTCAAACGACCTTCAAGGGAGACATGCCTTACCGAAAGCTGGGAAGCACCGGTGAGGAGGTCTCCCTGATCGGTCTGGGAGGATTCCATATCGGCTCGCCGGACAGCGACGCCGATGGGATCAAGCTGATCCACACCGCGCTCGATAAGGGCGTCAACTTTTTAGATAACTGCTGGGACTACCATAACGGCGGCAGCGAAACGCGCATGGGCAAGGCGCTCGCCGAAGGCGGGTATCGCGACAAAGCGTTTCTTATGACCAAGATCGACGGGCGCACCAGCGCGTCCGCCGCCAGCCAGATCGACGAATCGCTGAAGCGCCTGCAAACGGATCGAATCGATCTGCTGCAGTTTCACGAGATCCTCCGCATGGAGGATCCGGATCGCATCTTCGCGAAGGGCGGCGCGCTGGAGGCCGTCTTGACGGCCAAGGCGGCGGGAAAAGTGCGCCATATCGGATTCACCGGACATAAAGACCCACTGGTGCATCGCCGGATGCTGGAAGTGGCCGACAGCCACGGCTTCCACTTCGACACGGTCCAGATGCCGGTCAACGTTATGGACGCGCATTTCCGAAGCTTCACCCATCAAGTGATCCCCATCGCCAACCAAAAAGAGATCGCCGTGATCGCCATGAAGACATTCGGCGACCACTTTATTCTCGACCGTGTCCTCGCCGACAAGCTCGCCGCGCCGATTGAAATGCTCCATTACTCCATGACGCTCCCAGTCGCCGTCGTGGTCACCGGCGTCGAACGAATGGAGATTTTGGACCAGGCTCTGGAAGCGGCGCGCACCTTCAAACCACTCACCAAGACTCAAGTCGCCTCTCTTCTGGATCGCACGAAAATAGCGGCCGCCGACGGCTCCACGGAGCTTTTCAAGATCTCGACTCGGTTCGACGGCACTGCCCACAATCCCGATTGGCTGGGATAA
- a CDS encoding sensor domain-containing diguanylate cyclase gives MVKHPAQSGAIQHQALTEHNQSLSEQNQELARKLMEAQADLLMLTRSAWWLVWSADVSEYTPGHAGIWDFRPDYAESALTWLNIGEGDANDFGSAITRARLPEDNELCDANCHRALYGGLPGYSQEFRVRLKTGEIRWISETVNIQHLSPTNWRLTGIGIDITENKRNQEELEEIRREIMLQNAELQDIQAELEAQNDELARANTRLENLATTDGLTGLKNHRAFQEALEHEWRGAQRHGAPLSLVFLDIDCFKQYNDTYGHPAGDEVLKQVGALLQAGARDIDCVARYGGEEFVVVAPQTDEDGAIALAERFRQRIASAAFPHRDVTASFGVATLRAPIGDIKTLIQRADSALYTAKAQGRNAVVFAGGTK, from the coding sequence GTGGTAAAACATCCCGCTCAATCAGGGGCAATCCAACACCAAGCGCTGACCGAACACAATCAATCGCTCAGCGAGCAGAATCAAGAGCTGGCTCGCAAGCTAATGGAAGCGCAAGCCGACCTGCTGATGCTCACGCGCAGCGCCTGGTGGCTGGTCTGGAGCGCCGATGTGTCGGAATACACCCCGGGACACGCCGGAATCTGGGACTTCCGTCCGGACTATGCCGAGAGCGCGCTCACCTGGCTCAATATCGGCGAAGGCGATGCGAACGACTTCGGCTCCGCGATCACACGCGCGCGCCTTCCCGAAGACAACGAGCTGTGCGACGCCAATTGCCACCGAGCGCTCTACGGTGGCCTTCCGGGTTACTCACAGGAATTTCGCGTGCGTCTGAAAACCGGCGAGATCCGCTGGATTTCGGAGACGGTGAATATTCAGCATCTGTCCCCCACCAACTGGCGGCTCACTGGAATTGGGATCGATATCACCGAGAACAAACGCAACCAGGAGGAGCTCGAAGAGATCCGCCGGGAGATCATGCTTCAGAACGCCGAATTGCAGGACATTCAGGCGGAGCTGGAGGCGCAAAACGATGAGCTGGCGCGCGCCAACACGCGCCTGGAAAACCTGGCGACAACTGACGGCCTCACCGGACTCAAAAATCATCGCGCCTTTCAGGAAGCGCTGGAGCACGAATGGCGGGGGGCGCAGCGCCACGGCGCACCCCTCTCGCTGGTCTTCCTCGACATCGATTGCTTCAAACAGTACAACGACACCTACGGCCATCCCGCCGGCGACGAAGTCCTTAAGCAGGTCGGCGCGCTGCTGCAAGCCGGCGCGCGCGACATCGACTGCGTGGCTCGTTATGGCGGCGAAGAGTTCGTGGTGGTCGCGCCCCAGACCGACGAAGACGGAGCCATCGCCCTGGCCGAACGCTTCCGCCAGCGCATCGCCAGCGCGGCATTCCCTCACCGAGACGTCACCGCAAGCTTCGGCGTCGCCACTCTGCGCGCCCCGATCGGCGACATCAAAACCCTCATCCAGCGAGCGGACAGCGCCCTCTACACCGCCAAAGCCCAAGGCCGAAACGCCGTCGTCTTCGCCGGCGGAACCAAGTAG